The genomic DNA AAAGGCGGCTTCCCGTTCGTCATACGGCAGATACCAACTATCTGTCCATTCCCAAACATTGCCGCCCATGTCAGTAAGACCCAAAGGTGTTTTTCCAAATGCGCCAACGGGAGAGGTAAAGAGGAATCCATCTTCGCCGGAGTTGTGTACCGGGAAAGTCCCTTCCCAGGTATTGGCCTTTGCCTGACCATCTGCATACAACACATTCCCCCAGGCGTACTGGTGGGGTGCGGATTCAGCACCGCGAGCAGCGTGCTCCCATTCGATTTCTGTAGGCAGGCGTTTGCCGGCCCAGGCTGCATACGCTGCAGCATCGTTGTATGAGACTTGCGTTACAGGGTGGTCATCTTCAGCTTTGAATCCTTCAGGACCCAGTGGGTATTG from Bacteroidota bacterium includes the following:
- a CDS encoding SUMF1/EgtB/PvdO family nonheme iron enzyme; the encoded protein is METYAWMLIPGATWQYPLGPEGFKAEDDHPVTQVSYNDAAAYAAWAGKRLPTEIEWEHAARGAESAPHQYAWGNVLYADGQAKANTWEGTFPVHNSGEDGFLFTSPVGAFGKTPLGLTDMGGNVWEWTDSWYLPYDEREAAFTPSAQSERVQRGGSFLCNPGYCHGYRVSARSHSTPESSLFHVGFRTVKDI